Proteins from one Chroococcidiopsis sp. CCMEE 29 genomic window:
- a CDS encoding class I SAM-dependent methyltransferase, translating into MIEKNSLESQHQSSPDWYKRLFAWVMAHGANDDYERAVSDRKQSLFSDLHDGDVVEIGPGSGPNLRYYPQNIHWIGIEPNPFMHPYLKQEAERLGINIDIRSGTAEHLKVDDNSVDAVVSSLVLCSVADLPGTLQEIRRILKPSGRFFFLEHVAAPQGTWLRRVQSGIRPIWKALADGCHPDRETWVALENAGFKSVKYQHFRAPAVPPIVSPQIIGVATK; encoded by the coding sequence ATGATTGAGAAGAATTCTCTAGAATCACAACATCAAAGCAGCCCAGACTGGTACAAACGTCTGTTTGCCTGGGTAATGGCTCACGGAGCAAATGATGACTACGAGCGTGCGGTGAGCGATCGCAAGCAGTCTCTATTTTCCGATCTACACGACGGTGATGTTGTAGAAATCGGTCCTGGAAGTGGTCCTAACCTGCGCTATTACCCGCAAAACATCCATTGGATTGGAATTGAACCTAACCCATTTATGCACCCGTATTTGAAACAAGAAGCAGAGCGACTCGGCATCAACATCGATATTCGCAGTGGAACCGCTGAACACCTGAAAGTTGATGATAACAGCGTGGATGCCGTCGTCAGTAGTCTGGTTCTGTGTTCTGTCGCCGATCTACCTGGAACTCTGCAAGAAATCCGGCGGATTCTCAAGCCTAGTGGGCGTTTCTTTTTCCTGGAACACGTCGCCGCGCCGCAGGGAACTTGGTTGCGACGAGTCCAAAGTGGCATCCGACCGATCTGGAAAGCGCTTGCTGACGGTTGCCACCCTGACCGTGAAACCTGGGTTGCACTGGAGAATGCTGGTTTTAAGAGCGTGAAATACCAGCATTTTCGGGCTCCCGCCGTGCCTCCAATTGTTAGCCCGCAAATTATCGGTGTGGCGACTAAGTGA
- a CDS encoding universal stress protein, whose product MGFQKILVAIDGSPQATAVFKQALELAKKESASLMVFHGIELGTRLTYPSQIETKTEQAKELLQKYQQEAKEQGIATESSYRVGGAGGTICDAAQSWGADLIVLGRRGYKGLTEALLGSVSSHVVRHAPCSVLVVQGKASAAR is encoded by the coding sequence GTGGGTTTTCAAAAAATTTTGGTTGCTATTGATGGATCGCCCCAAGCAACAGCAGTGTTTAAGCAGGCTTTAGAGTTAGCTAAAAAAGAGTCAGCTAGCTTAATGGTATTCCATGGCATTGAACTAGGAACAAGACTCACGTACCCATCTCAAATAGAGACGAAAACAGAACAAGCCAAAGAATTATTGCAGAAATATCAACAAGAGGCAAAAGAGCAAGGAATTGCGACAGAATCTAGCTACCGCGTAGGAGGAGCAGGAGGAACAATTTGCGATGCAGCCCAAAGCTGGGGGGCAGATTTGATTGTGCTGGGTCGCAGAGGCTACAAAGGACTAACAGAAGCTTTATTGGGCAGTGTCAGTAGCCATGTCGTCCGCCATGCTCCTTGTTCGGTTTTAGTTGTTCAAGGTAAGGCTTCAGCAGCTAGATGA